Part of the Bacteroidota bacterium genome is shown below.
CCACAACAGGGCGTAATCCTGCTACACACATTCCTACAGCTGTTCCAATAATTCCGGATTCTGCTAAAGGTGTATCAAAGCAACGATCGGCTCCATGTTTTTTTTGTAAGTTTTCAGTAACTCGGAAAACACCTCCTTCAACTCCAACGTCTTCTCCAAAAACGATAATGTCTTTGTCCTCAGCCATTTTGATATCGATAGCATCGTTAACAGCTTGAACCATATTCATTACTTTCATTTTCTTGCCTCCTTCCACTTTAAGAAATTCTCATGTTCAACCATTTGATTTTTTAGATCATCAGGCATATCAGCATACATATATTTGAAAGCATCTTCGAGTTTATATTTCGGATAGTTTTCTGCTTCTGTAAATTGTCGGTCAACTTCCTGTTTATATTGTTCAATAAGTTTTTCTTCATCGATATCACCAGCCAATTTATTCTTTATTAAATAGGATTTTACCCGATCTAATGGATCCGTTTTAAACCATAATTCTTCTTCCTCTTTTGTTCGGTATTTCGTAGGGTCATCAGAAGTAGTATGTGCTCCTTTTCTATATGTAAGAGCTTCAATTAATACGGGCCCTTTTCCCGATCGAGCGTGATCTGTAGCAAATTTCAATGCTGCATACATGGCAAATAAATCGTTGCCATCAACATAGAGGCTAGGAATATTATATGCTACCCCTTTTACTGCCAGATTGATTGATTTCGTTTGATTTTTGAGAGGTACTGAAATAGCGTATTGATTATTCTGAATAATAAATACAACTGGTGCTTCCCATACAGCAGCGAAGTTCAATGCTTCATGAAAATCTCCGTGAGAAGTTCCACCATCACCGATTACACCATAAACAACTTTGTCTTCTTTTTTATACTTAACTGCATAGCCCAAACCAGCAGCATGTACCAACTGCGATGCTATAGGAACAGCAATCGGAAGAATGTTTTCAGCATTCTTAAACACGGTTCCATCTTCGTAACCCATATAATAAAGGAATACTTCTGTCATGGTTGCACCCTTGGCTAACCAGGCACCCAATTCACGAAATGCAGGAGCCATCCAATCGTCTTTCCTCCAAACCATTGAAAGGGCTTGAGAAATTGCCTCTTGACCATAATTTGGTGGGTAAGTAAACATACGTCCCTGACGCTGAAAAGAAACAGCCATTTGATCAGCTGTTCTCACGTAAAGCATTTGCTTATACGCTTTAATTACTTCCTGATCATCAATTTTTGGATTCCATTTTTCATTAATGACTTTCCCATTATTATCAATGATCCTGAAGATT
Proteins encoded:
- a CDS encoding alpha-ketoacid dehydrogenase subunit beta, with translation MKVMNMVQAVNDAIDIKMAEDKDIIVFGEDVGVEGGVFRVTENLQKKHGADRCFDTPLAESGIIGTAVGMCVAGLRPVV
- the pdhA gene encoding pyruvate dehydrogenase (acetyl-transferring) E1 component subunit alpha; translation: MFKEFDPIKNKIFRIIDNNGKVINEKWNPKIDDQEVIKAYKQMLYVRTADQMAVSFQRQGRMFTYPPNYGQEAISQALSMVWRKDDWMAPAFRELGAWLAKGATMTEVFLYYMGYEDGTVFKNAENILPIAVPIASQLVHAAGLGYAVKYKKEDKVVYGVIGDGGTSHGDFHEALNFAAVWEAPVVFIIQNNQYAISVPLKNQTKSINLAVKGVAYNIPSLYVDGNDLFAMYAALKFATDHARSGKGPVLIEALTYRKGAHTTSDDPTKYRTKEEEELWFKTDPLDRVKSYLIKNKLAGDIDEEKLIEQYKQEVDRQFTEAENYPKYKLEDAFKYMYADMPDDLKNQMVEHENFLKWKEARK